From Candidatus Tisiphia endosymbiont of Melanophora roralis, a single genomic window includes:
- a CDS encoding cytochrome c1 translates to MTFFLSWRNSIICLFILLLSNISIANEALPTKKIAWSFDGVFATVDRKAAQRGFQVYKEVCSSCHGLYNLYYRNLKDLGFSDEEIKEIAKNYTVQDGPNDAGEMFERPALPSDPFVRPYPNEQAARAANNGADPPDLSLIIKARPDGANYLYSILTGYSDPPENFKLMLGLNYNPYFPHSQIAMPAPLSDGQVKYIDGTNSSVEQMAMDVTIFLQWAAEPEMENRKSMGLKVMMFLVIFIIFFYISKNRIWKNLETEEHK, encoded by the coding sequence ATGACGTTTTTTCTGTCATGGAGAAACTCTATTATTTGTCTATTCATATTATTACTATCAAACATCTCTATCGCAAACGAAGCACTACCTACAAAAAAGATTGCTTGGTCATTTGATGGAGTTTTTGCAACTGTTGATAGGAAAGCTGCACAACGTGGCTTCCAAGTATATAAAGAAGTATGCAGTAGCTGTCATGGTCTTTATAATTTATATTATCGTAATCTTAAAGATCTAGGATTTTCAGATGAAGAAATTAAAGAAATAGCCAAAAATTATACTGTACAAGATGGTCCAAATGATGCAGGAGAAATGTTTGAAAGACCGGCTCTACCCTCTGATCCATTTGTTCGTCCTTATCCTAATGAACAAGCAGCAAGAGCTGCCAATAATGGAGCAGACCCGCCTGATTTATCGTTGATTATCAAAGCAAGACCTGATGGAGCAAATTATTTATATTCTATACTTACTGGTTATAGTGATCCTCCTGAGAATTTTAAACTAATGCTAGGATTAAATTACAACCCATATTTTCCACATAGTCAGATTGCCATGCCAGCTCCCTTGTCAGATGGACAAGTAAAGTATATAGACGGAACAAACTCATCAGTCGAACAAATGGCTATGGATGTTACGATATTTTTACAATGGGCTGCTGAACCTGAAATGGAAAACCGTAAATCCATGGGTTTAAAAGTGATGATGTTCTTAGTAATTTTTATAATTTTCTTCTATATCTCTAAAAATAGAATTTGGAAGAATCTAGAAACAGAAGAGCATAAATGA
- a CDS encoding HD domain-containing protein has translation MKEEDINYRDNSKYAPCQYATRLLDKLCKMNEEVNRPIDINEVKKAIYYAKKYHGSQMRQSGEPYYSHPLEVAYMISDYLFRTDIIVTSILHDTIEDTKLTKKMIAYIFGEQVASQVEDLSRNKPHGKISSAETLDILLQQEKYDVALIKLFDRTHNIQTLETKSPEKAKKIIIETLSRFMSLSMYFNTPTIEQNFAELCSKLIHTYYKTNNY, from the coding sequence ATGAAAGAAGAAGATATTAATTATCGGGACAATTCAAAGTATGCACCTTGTCAATATGCTACTAGGTTACTGGACAAACTCTGTAAGATGAATGAGGAAGTAAATAGACCAATAGATATTAACGAAGTCAAAAAAGCAATATATTACGCCAAGAAATATCATGGTAGCCAAATGCGGCAGTCAGGCGAGCCTTATTACTCCCATCCACTAGAGGTGGCGTATATGATTTCTGATTATCTTTTTCGCACTGACATTATTGTTACCAGCATACTGCATGATACCATTGAGGATACAAAACTTACTAAAAAGATGATTGCTTATATTTTTGGGGAGCAGGTTGCTAGTCAAGTAGAAGACTTAAGCAGGAACAAGCCTCACGGAAAGATTAGCTCGGCGGAAACATTAGATATATTACTTCAACAAGAAAAATATGATGTGGCATTGATTAAATTATTTGATCGAACTCATAATATACAAACTCTAGAAACTAAATCACCGGAGAAAGCAAAAAAAATTATAATAGAAACCCTTAGTAGGTTTATGAGCCTTAGTATGTATTTTAATACACCAACAATTGAGCAAAATTTTGCAGAATTATGTTCTAAATTAATACATACTTATTATAAAACTAATAACTATTAG
- a CDS encoding MFS transporter produces the protein MSKFVQADGRVIYPQTNLTREQKEAVGLLSIGTFLEYFDLMLYVHMAVLLNSLFFPQNDLDSAAFFTAIAYSITFVFRPFGALLFGWIGDTIGRKITIIVTTFMMAASCFVMATLPTYEQIGITASWIISICRAVQGISSLGERVGAELYLMEITKPPIQYPVVTLITVCASLGSMVALGFGFLITNYGFNWRYLFWFGMIIATIGTVARTNLREAQEFANAKLRLKTFFDNHFIDRKILKGDPILEEKVQKKTVFYYFLIQCAGPVPTYFVYFYCGNILRNSFGYGIGDIIYHNFLISIIQLFTTLLLAYLSYRIYPLKIIKVRWVIFSTFIIFCPYFLYRVSTPIHLFIIQLLIVLFAPDSAPASAIFYKYFPIFKRFTYSSIV, from the coding sequence ATGAGTAAATTTGTACAAGCCGATGGTAGGGTTATCTATCCCCAAACCAATCTAACGAGAGAACAAAAAGAAGCCGTCGGGTTACTGTCAATAGGAACATTCCTTGAGTATTTTGATCTGATGCTTTATGTTCATATGGCAGTTTTACTTAATAGTCTGTTTTTTCCCCAAAATGATCTAGACTCTGCCGCTTTTTTTACTGCAATTGCATATAGTATCACTTTTGTTTTTAGACCATTTGGAGCATTGCTGTTTGGTTGGATAGGAGACACTATTGGTCGAAAAATAACTATCATTGTTACAACCTTTATGATGGCAGCCTCGTGTTTTGTTATGGCTACCTTACCAACTTATGAACAAATTGGAATTACGGCTTCATGGATTATTAGTATATGTCGTGCAGTACAAGGTATATCTTCCTTAGGTGAGAGGGTGGGAGCAGAGTTATATTTAATGGAAATAACAAAACCACCAATACAATATCCAGTTGTAACGTTGATTACGGTTTGTGCCTCCTTGGGGTCAATGGTTGCATTAGGTTTTGGTTTTTTGATTACTAACTATGGATTTAATTGGCGGTATCTTTTTTGGTTTGGAATGATAATTGCCACTATAGGTACAGTTGCTAGAACTAACTTAAGAGAAGCACAAGAATTTGCTAATGCAAAATTGCGATTAAAAACATTTTTTGATAACCACTTTATTGATAGAAAAATATTAAAAGGTGATCCGATTTTAGAAGAAAAAGTGCAGAAAAAAACAGTATTCTATTATTTTTTAATTCAATGTGCTGGTCCAGTACCAACATATTTTGTGTATTTTTATTGTGGTAATATACTCAGGAATTCTTTTGGTTATGGTATTGGAGATATTATTTATCATAACTTTCTTATTTCGATAATACAGCTATTCACTACGCTATTATTAGCGTATTTAAGTTATAGAATATACCCTTTAAAGATTATTAAAGTCAGGTGGGTAATTTTCTCTACTTTTATAATATTTTGCCCTTATTTTCTTTATAGGGTCAGCACTCCTATACATTTATTTATAATACAACTATTGATCGTGTTATTTGCACCTGATTCAGCTCCAGCTAGTGCAATTTTTTATAAATATTTCCCTATTTTTAAACGCTTTACTTATAGTAGTATTGTATAA
- a CDS encoding tetratricopeptide repeat protein, with product MKKFLILFILLIIYSNTFAQEQVSNLITPVSYFVNHEQQLKILDEHLNKYRQASIVGTSGIGKTQLIRMYSYENKNNYDLIWFFDCNLDLNEQFVKLAQQLNMVKQANISEAITLSKKEVMSYLTTTTKWLLVFDNLKVNENKKVQDLIDWEHNGHVVFCSQDNEKLHNIIAMPLLDHPTIVALANNLLNNKDNNSIEFLTQSFSGYPILIVQGAQLLNKVKGLEKEEYKKKIYQSTDKIAMNISMAIQQLNPNAVTLLNKIALLNNQSFSKQLLTIITDNTNTLDDDIYQLSKFIISNIDPNKDNPIFEMHDIVSNKIMELNGNNNKIYLENMISKLPKPKGIFSAYLWRSAKTIPENLEILLKNSEKYNINLYAILTLRSELFSLYLNIYNNKAKQMFDWFNQKDKNKELKLWQMSESQKFYYARYLGAIGVYHEIILRNFDTAISYLNKSLNIVDKFDDDEANYSLKFSIMSNISESQILLGNIALAKEFLKKIEELAKQGVIQEIDISTMYTLKSALCEMQGKYKESLEYVDKATEIFIKNGFDINAIALSEHRLYRVSILNSLGRYQEAYTQAQQIYDIYKLLKHKNNKIFADIYTEMAKSELGLGKVDKASEYINQAISIGLIEENTIHDKTNYSKNLDLAVNYIVQGNILFAQDKLKQAIKSYKEAFVIFHYLYGDRKKNVAQVSELYKKGAKAACKSKDLYNYKFFGKPQIKEFGIHHPNTVDMFEYCKQYNMDLWGKNN from the coding sequence ATGAAAAAATTTCTAATATTATTCATATTACTAATTATTTATAGTAATACTTTTGCTCAAGAACAAGTATCTAATTTAATCACTCCAGTTAGTTATTTTGTCAATCATGAGCAACAACTTAAAATCCTTGATGAGCATTTAAATAAATATAGACAAGCAAGTATAGTTGGTACTAGTGGTATAGGTAAAACTCAACTGATTAGGATGTATAGTTATGAGAATAAAAATAATTATGATCTAATTTGGTTTTTTGATTGTAACCTAGACCTTAATGAACAATTTGTTAAATTAGCCCAACAACTCAATATGGTTAAACAAGCTAATATATCTGAAGCAATAACTCTATCCAAAAAAGAAGTAATGTCATATTTAACTACTACTACTAAATGGTTATTGGTGTTTGATAATTTAAAAGTTAATGAAAATAAAAAAGTACAAGATTTAATTGATTGGGAACATAATGGTCATGTAGTGTTTTGCTCGCAAGATAATGAAAAGTTACATAACATTATAGCCATGCCACTACTCGATCACCCCACTATTGTAGCTTTAGCTAATAACTTATTGAACAATAAGGATAATAATAGTATCGAATTTTTAACGCAATCTTTTAGTGGTTATCCAATATTGATAGTGCAAGGGGCGCAATTACTTAACAAAGTTAAAGGTTTAGAGAAAGAAGAATATAAAAAGAAAATTTATCAATCTACTGATAAAATAGCAATGAATATTAGTATGGCTATTCAACAATTAAACCCTAATGCAGTAACATTACTTAATAAAATAGCTTTACTCAATAATCAAAGTTTCTCAAAACAGCTGCTTACCATCATTACTGATAATACAAATACTTTAGATGATGATATATATCAATTATCTAAATTTATAATCAGTAATATTGATCCTAACAAGGATAATCCTATTTTTGAAATGCATGATATAGTCAGCAATAAAATAATGGAACTAAATGGCAATAATAATAAAATATATTTAGAAAATATGATTAGCAAATTACCTAAACCAAAAGGAATTTTTTCAGCATATTTGTGGAGAAGTGCCAAAACTATACCAGAAAATTTAGAGATTCTTCTAAAAAACTCTGAAAAATATAATATTAATTTATACGCAATACTTACCTTAAGGTCTGAGTTATTCTCTCTATATCTAAACATTTATAACAACAAAGCCAAACAAATGTTTGATTGGTTTAATCAAAAAGATAAAAATAAGGAACTTAAATTGTGGCAAATGTCTGAATCTCAAAAATTTTATTATGCTAGGTACTTAGGAGCAATAGGAGTGTATCATGAAATAATATTAAGGAATTTTGACACAGCGATTTCTTATCTGAATAAATCATTAAATATTGTAGATAAGTTTGATGATGATGAAGCCAATTATTCTCTTAAATTTAGTATTATGTCAAATATATCTGAATCTCAGATACTTTTAGGTAATATAGCACTTGCTAAGGAATTTCTTAAAAAGATAGAAGAACTAGCAAAACAAGGAGTAATACAAGAAATTGATATATCTACAATGTATACTTTAAAAAGTGCATTATGTGAGATGCAAGGCAAATATAAGGAAAGTTTAGAGTATGTAGATAAAGCTACTGAAATATTTATAAAAAATGGATTTGATATTAATGCCATAGCCCTTAGTGAACACCGCTTATATAGAGTAAGTATATTAAATTCTCTTGGTAGATATCAAGAAGCTTATACCCAAGCTCAACAGATATATGATATATATAAGCTTCTAAAGCATAAGAATAATAAAATATTTGCAGATATTTATACAGAAATGGCAAAAAGCGAATTAGGTTTAGGTAAAGTAGATAAAGCTTCTGAATATATTAATCAAGCTATCTCCATAGGGTTAATAGAGGAAAACACAATCCATGATAAAACGAATTATTCTAAAAATCTTGACTTAGCAGTTAATTATATAGTACAAGGTAATATTTTGTTTGCCCAGGATAAGCTTAAGCAAGCCATAAAATCTTATAAAGAAGCGTTTGTTATATTTCATTATTTATATGGAGATAGAAAAAAAAATGTTGCTCAAGTAAGTGAGTTATACAAGAAAGGAGCAAAAGCAGCTTGTAAAAGCAAAGATTTATATAATTATAAATTTTTTGGCAAGCCACAAATTAAGGAATTTGGCATACACCACCCTAATACAGTTGATATGTTTGAATATTGCAAACAATATAACATGGATTTGTGGGGCAAGAACAATTAA
- the miaA gene encoding tRNA (adenosine(37)-N6)-dimethylallyltransferase MiaA, with protein MLVICGPTASGKSYLAHYLAKIYNAEIVNCDSMQIYRQIPIITASPSQIYRNEIPYHLYNFLSIEQEFSVIQYINYALEKITNIRSRGKLPIIVGGTGLYINSLLFGYNEIPSISPKIRQYVRELHSKIGSTQFFYKLKELDNLAVQKLNEHDTQRVIRAYEVFMETGQSIFAFQSLQNKSILPAFDFKVIFLHPKREFLYQTCNTRLEKLFNEGAIEEVAQIKKDFPDIYSSAIKTIGLREILCYLNNEITLQNAINLAQIKTRQYAKRQITWFKNQIKDKVTLEYSNNQQFEELIIDLEIL; from the coding sequence ATGTTAGTTATATGTGGACCTACCGCTAGTGGCAAGTCTTATTTGGCACATTATTTAGCTAAAATATATAATGCTGAGATAGTTAACTGTGATTCTATGCAGATATATAGGCAGATTCCCATTATTACTGCCTCGCCATCACAAATATACCGTAATGAGATTCCTTATCATCTTTATAATTTTTTATCTATAGAACAAGAATTTTCGGTAATACAATATATAAATTATGCTCTTGAAAAAATTACAAACATTCGTAGTAGAGGCAAGTTACCAATAATTGTTGGCGGTACGGGGTTATATATTAATTCATTACTTTTTGGTTATAATGAAATACCATCAATATCTCCTAAAATTAGGCAATATGTTAGAGAGCTACACTCTAAGATTGGTTCGACCCAGTTTTTTTATAAACTAAAAGAGCTAGATAACCTAGCTGTTCAGAAGTTAAATGAACACGACACTCAAAGGGTTATAAGAGCCTATGAAGTATTTATGGAAACCGGGCAATCTATATTTGCTTTCCAAAGCTTACAAAATAAATCTATTCTTCCAGCATTTGATTTTAAGGTAATTTTTCTACATCCAAAGAGGGAATTTCTTTATCAAACATGTAATACTAGGTTAGAAAAATTATTTAATGAAGGAGCAATTGAAGAAGTAGCTCAAATTAAAAAAGATTTTCCTGATATATATTCTTCTGCAATAAAAACCATTGGTCTACGGGAAATATTATGCTATTTAAATAATGAAATTACTTTGCAAAATGCCATAAATCTAGCACAAATTAAGACTAGGCAATATGCAAAAAGGCAAATTACTTGGTTCAAAAACCAAATAAAGGACAAGGTAACTCTAGAATATTCTAATAATCAGCAATTTGAAGAGTTGATTATTGATTTGGAGATATTATAA